The genomic segment TTGTGGTTGCCAAGAATTTCCATCTCGTTCCCTTCAGTGTCGGCTATAAGGAGCCGATAATAGTGTTGTCGAAAGAATTACTCGCCGAATTTCCGAGAAAGCAACTTGAAATAATGCTCGCCCACGAGCTAGCACATATGTTAAGAAAAGATAATCTTACGGGTTGGCCGGCTCTAATCCTGCGCGACATTATGTTTTTCAACCCCTTCGTGCGACTTGCCTACAATAAACTCGAGCACGAAAAAGAGAACACCTGCGACAGAATAGCGCTCGACATAACCGGCGCAACACCACATACCGGCGCAAACATGCTTTTGGATGTCGCTCTGTTCTACCAGAAAGTTTCACTAAACCAAAATCAAGCTTACCCCGCTCTCGCAAAAGGATTGCTAAGGCGTCGATCAATGCTCGAGAACAGAATTACTTCCATGGCACGGATCGCACAAGAAAGCAAGCCTTCCATCGTGCGAACCTCCCTCAAAACAATCATCTTCACACTCCTTCTTTATCTACAAATCGGCTTTGTCGTCAGCATCAA from the Actinomycetota bacterium genome contains:
- a CDS encoding M56 family metallopeptidase; amino-acid sequence: MPVWQSLLFNHIMPSIFNAAVTLLLVVAIFKVFRVKDPATRFMFLFLPLIKPFIILLENPSGMRLESTDMTVHLMGRLPDPLNLISSPIKEFAEFTYDHSATMIALLIAVIAIFIVITTRWLQLFLFLNGFKHKKSLSKSECPQVYEILDDLVPRLNVAYPKVVVAKNFHLVPFSVGYKEPIIVLSKELLAEFPRKQLEIMLAHELAHMLRKDNLTGWPALILRDIMFFNPFVRLAYNKLEHEKENTCDRIALDITGATPHTGANMLLDVALFYQKVSLNQNQAYPALAKGLLRRRSMLENRITSMARIAQESKPSIVRTSLKTIIFTLLLYLQIGFVVSINEYQMYLR